Proteins encoded by one window of Candidatus Omnitrophota bacterium:
- a CDS encoding phosphoribosylanthranilate isomerase encodes MSCKIKICGLSSRADMEMAAWMGADYGGILIDIDSIRAHPLKQAADLFVSPPLPVAAVTQDKDLDGNARTAEALAPAALQLHGFEPPELVCALKSRVSCEIWKAMHLPASESGEALDLEAFLRSIKEYAEASVDRFVIDASCMEGGRRKLGGTGKTVDWRTARWIRERSPRPMLLAGGLNPENVAEAVTAVQPYGVDLSSGVESVIGKKDPDKVLLLIARVRALEGMSGIPRIC; translated from the coding sequence ATGGGAGCGGACTATGGCGGGATTCTGATCGATATCGATTCAATCCGGGCGCATCCTTTGAAACAAGCGGCCGACTTGTTCGTCTCGCCCCCGCTGCCGGTAGCGGCCGTAACGCAAGATAAAGACCTGGACGGCAATGCAAGAACGGCGGAGGCGCTCGCTCCTGCCGCATTGCAACTTCATGGCTTTGAGCCGCCGGAGTTGGTTTGCGCCTTGAAAAGCCGCGTCTCCTGCGAAATTTGGAAAGCCATGCACTTGCCCGCCAGCGAGAGCGGTGAAGCGCTGGATTTGGAAGCGTTTCTAAGGAGCATAAAGGAATACGCCGAGGCGAGCGTCGACCGGTTCGTCATCGACGCTTCTTGCATGGAGGGCGGACGGCGAAAACTAGGGGGAACCGGCAAGACGGTGGATTGGCGGACGGCGCGGTGGATCCGAGAACGATCGCCGCGGCCAATGCTGCTGGCGGGAGGCTTGAATCCCGAAAACGTCGCCGAAGCCGTAACGGCGGTCCAACCTTACGGCGTCGATCTCTCCTCCGGCGTAGAGTCGGTAATAGGAAAGAAAGACCCCGATAAAGTACTTCTTCTAATCGCCCGCGTGCGAGCGTTGGAAGGAATGAGCGGAATACCTCGAATTTGTTGA